In Paenibacillus sp. J23TS9, a single genomic region encodes these proteins:
- a CDS encoding endonuclease/exonuclease/phosphatase family protein, whose amino-acid sequence MNKAVGVTVMSYNIHHGVGVDDQLSLQRIADVIRDSGAEIVALQEVDRFYGDRSEYKDQAAELAVLLGYHYAYGSNLDLGPEEGRADNRQYGTAILSKHPIIRHENILLSSFEDEPRGALHAIVNLRDVHMNVYNTHLGLDTTSRTVQAQEIIDLATSAQGPKILMGDFNAEPDSPELQLLLNSGLFVNSFQGIEDAYTFPFSNPPEIIDYILTSPTVQHSNQQVIRTDASDHLPIAVDLAFK is encoded by the coding sequence ATGAATAAGGCGGTAGGCGTAACTGTGATGTCTTACAATATTCATCACGGCGTAGGTGTGGATGACCAGTTAAGTTTGCAAAGAATTGCGGATGTCATCCGTGATTCCGGTGCAGAAATCGTCGCCCTACAGGAGGTTGACCGATTTTACGGAGACCGAAGCGAATATAAGGACCAGGCAGCAGAATTGGCAGTCTTGCTCGGCTATCACTACGCATACGGATCCAATCTTGATTTGGGACCAGAGGAGGGACGGGCTGACAACCGCCAATATGGGACCGCTATATTAAGCAAGCATCCTATTATCCGGCATGAGAATATATTGCTCAGCAGCTTTGAAGATGAGCCGCGCGGTGCACTGCATGCCATTGTAAATCTGCGTGACGTTCATATGAATGTATACAATACGCATCTCGGACTAGATACCACGAGCAGAACGGTGCAAGCCCAGGAAATTATTGACCTTGCCACCTCCGCCCAGGGACCGAAGATTTTAATGGGTGATTTTAATGCCGAACCCGACAGTCCAGAGCTTCAACTGCTGCTAAATAGCGGATTATTCGTCAACAGCTTTCAGGGAATTGAAGATGCCTATACTTTCCCGTTCAGCAATCCGCCCGAAATCATCGACTACATATTAACGTCTCCCACGGTACAGCACTCGAATCAGCAGGTAATCCGCACGGACGCTTCGGACCATCTGCCCATCGCAGTCGATTTGGCGTTCAAGTGA
- a CDS encoding FAD-binding oxidoreductase, with amino-acid sequence MKSQVQLTGRVIFRGEPGYEAARKNWDPHTDRFPKVFVFAQKTQDVANAIRWARKNHVPIRPRSGRHALEGNLSQVNGGIVIDVSDMKKIKLNKKSGTAVVETGNRVGRIVNKLARQGYIAPFGDSPTVGIGGITLGGGIGPLQRTTGLISDNLIELEMVDAKGRVLRANKNQNSDLLWASRGGGGGNFGIYTKYKFKVLRAPAKATVFHITWPWNQFEKVVKKWQVWAPNTSTKLGSELSVGPKKGGNVSMLGLYLGSKSEAIRHLEPILSVGTPTQKTIRYLPYIECTKFLLAPDPVLTQRFSNQFSSSFGRKPFPNKAFKAMREFLEKAEGGTPAGFYFLNWGGAISRIAPRDTAFFWRDPKFYVEWNSSWVKPSHAAKNIALVRNTRKKLQPYIVGSYINVPDQGIQCSGPVYYGKNYARLRRVKAKYDPNNVFNNPQSIPPAKST; translated from the coding sequence CCGGTTATGAAGCGGCTCGCAAAAATTGGGATCCGCATACGGACAGATTTCCTAAAGTGTTTGTTTTCGCTCAAAAAACGCAGGATGTTGCAAACGCCATAAGATGGGCCCGCAAAAACCATGTCCCTATCCGTCCGAGAAGCGGCAGACACGCCCTGGAGGGCAACCTTTCACAGGTAAATGGCGGCATTGTCATCGACGTAAGCGACATGAAGAAAATTAAACTGAATAAAAAGAGCGGGACTGCCGTGGTCGAGACCGGGAATCGGGTAGGAAGAATTGTGAATAAGCTGGCGCGCCAAGGTTATATCGCCCCATTTGGTGACAGCCCAACGGTGGGGATCGGCGGAATTACGCTTGGCGGGGGAATAGGACCGCTGCAAAGGACGACCGGGCTCATCAGCGATAACCTGATCGAACTCGAAATGGTCGACGCTAAGGGGAGAGTTCTCCGGGCAAACAAAAATCAGAACTCCGATCTCCTGTGGGCTTCCCGGGGTGGAGGCGGGGGCAACTTCGGCATTTATACCAAATATAAATTCAAAGTACTGCGCGCTCCGGCGAAAGCTACCGTATTCCACATTACCTGGCCATGGAACCAATTCGAAAAAGTCGTGAAAAAATGGCAAGTATGGGCTCCAAACACCAGTACCAAGCTGGGAAGCGAATTAAGCGTTGGTCCTAAAAAAGGCGGTAATGTCAGTATGCTGGGACTTTACCTCGGATCAAAAAGCGAAGCTATACGCCACTTAGAGCCTATTCTTAGTGTCGGCACGCCTACTCAAAAAACCATACGCTATCTGCCATACATTGAATGTACGAAGTTTTTGTTAGCTCCCGATCCCGTGCTTACCCAAAGGTTCAGCAACCAATTCTCCAGCAGCTTCGGCAGAAAACCGTTTCCAAATAAAGCATTTAAAGCCATGCGCGAATTTCTCGAGAAAGCTGAGGGAGGAACACCTGCCGGATTTTACTTCCTGAACTGGGGCGGTGCCATAAGTCGTATCGCACCTAGGGATACCGCATTCTTCTGGCGTGACCCTAAATTTTATGTAGAATGGAACAGCTCATGGGTGAAACCATCCCATGCGGCTAAAAATATTGCCTTAGTTCGAAATACCAGAAAGAAACTGCAGCCCTATATCGTAGGCTCCTATATTAACGTTCCGGATCAAGGCATCCAATGTTCTGGGCCGGTCTATTACGGAAAGAACTATGCCAGATTGAGAAGGGTCAAAGCGAAGTACGATCCGAATAATGTATTCAACAATCCGCAAAGCATCCCGCCAGCTAAATCAACCTAA